GTAAATCTTGGTGCACAAAGACGCCGTCTACCTGCAGCAACTGGCCGGTGGTTTCATCGGCGAAGCCATTTTCCAGAGAATACAGGTCAAACCCCAGCGCTTTCACGTAGGCCAGCATCTCACTGAAAAGGAATTCATTCTCATACAAGGAAACCAGTGACATCTCCAGTTGCAAAACCCCAATCTTGGCCAAGGAGGCGGTGGCGCCGTCCAGCACGTTTTTCTCGTAACCCTGCGTGTCAATCTTAGCCAGAACGCGGCTGTTGGGTTGCACCAACTCAGGAAAAACAGAGTCTAACCGCTTGATGTCAATTTCCTGTTTGGCCACATAGCCAGAAGCGGGCGCGCTTTCCTCATGCTTGGGCATCATGTTCAAAATGGAACTGCTGAAGGAGTTGCCCGCCACATTTATAGCCGATTTCTTGTCAGACTCGCCCAGCGCGTAATTATGAACCTGCCAGTGGGGGTCTTTGGCAGAAACCGTTTCCAGGGTACTGAAGGCCTGCTGCAAGGGCTCAAAGGAAATAATCTGCCCCTCAAAACCCAGTTCGCGCATTTTTAAGGCGTATTGCCCAGAATTGGCACCAATGTCAAGAATGGTGTTGACCTGAAACGCCTTAAGAATCTTCATGCGGCGCGCCAAATCATCATCCGGATATCGTTTTATCTGAACGCCCAGCGGCTTAAGTACATTTTTAATGATTTCCTTCATGCTGATAGAGTTTGAACTGGCTTTTTCTAAATGGGTCTGGCGCGCCAGGTAAGAATAAACCGTTGTCACTAGAATTACTTGCTTCTCAGGCCATGCCGCCCCACTTGCCGTTTTTGGCCTCATTTTCAGAAATGAGCCCGAAAACGCCCTTTACTTCTCCCGCTCTATGGTGTACCGTATTAACTGTTCCAAAGAATCTCTGGACGGCGAGGGCGCGAACGTATGCAGCAGTTGCAGCGCTTCCTGGTGATAGGAATTCATGACCTGTATGGAATACTCCAGCCCGCCAGACTGCTTCACGAAGTCAATGACCGCGTTAATTCTCTCTGACTTGCCGTTGTTGTTTTTCACGTTGTAGATGATGCGGCGCTTGGTGAGCCAGTCGGCTTGCTGCAGGGCGTGAATGAGCGGGAGCGTCATTTTCTTCTCTTTGATGTCAATGCCCACGGGTTTGCCAATTTCGGCGGTGCCGTAGTCAAATAAATCATCTTTGATCTGGAAGGCAATGCCCACTTTTTCCCCAAACAACCTGGCGCGCTCAATAGTCTCCAGATCAGCGCCCACAGAGGCCACGCCCACGGCGCAGCAGGAGGCAATGAGAGAAGCGGTTTTCTGCCGGATGATGTCAAAATACACAGCCTCGGTGATATCCATGCGGCGGGCTTTCTCCATCTGCAGGAGTTCGCCCTCGCTCATCTCGCGCACGGCGTTGCTCACAATCTTGAGCAGCTCAAAATCATTGTGGTTCAAGGAAAGAAGTAGGCCTTTGGAAAGCAGGTAATCGCCTACCAGCACGGCAATCTTGTTTTTCCAGAGGGCGTTCACCGAGAAGAAACCGCGGCGGTAATTGGCATCGTCCACCACGTCGTCATGCACCAGTGTGGCGGTGTGCAGCAATTCTATCAAGGCCGCCCCGCGGTAGGTGGCGTCTGGAATCTGTTCCTGCACCAGTTTGGCCGTAAAAAACACGAACATGGGCCGCATCTGCTTGCCCTTGCGCTTGACAATGTAGCCCATGATTTTGTCAAGCAGCAGCACATTAGACTTCATAGACTGCCGGAACTTCTTTTCGAACTCCTGCATCTCGGCGGCAATGGGGGCCTGAATCTGGTTTAAAGGACTGCTCATGTGGGTACACAATATTACGAGCCTGCGCCCTTGAAAGCAAACCGCCCGTTTGCATTTCCCCACAATAGGGCGTTACTTTTGTCCAAATCCAGACTTTTGCTTTTTATGGTGCAGAAAACCCAGTTCCTCCTTCCCTCGCCCCACGGCCGCAACTTCGCCGTGGACGCCCGCTGGCTCCCCGACGGACAGCCCAAACCCGTGGTGGTGTTTGTGCACGGTTTCAAGGGCTTCAAAGATTGGGGGTATTTCAATCTGCTGGCAGATTACTTCGCGCAGCACGGGTTTGTGTTCGTGAAACTGAACCTCTCGCACAACGGCGTGGAGCCTGACGGCGATGATTTGACCAACCTGGAAGCCTTCGGGAACAACAACTTCTGCATTGAGTTGGACGATGTCAAAACCGTGCTGGATTATGTGACGTCGGGCCCAAAAGAAATTCCGGCGGAAGAAATAGACGCTTCTTACCTGTTCTTGATTGGCCACAGCCGCGGCGGTGGATTGGCG
This region of Rufibacter sp. LB8 genomic DNA includes:
- a CDS encoding FkbM family methyltransferase, translated to MKEIIKNVLKPLGVQIKRYPDDDLARRMKILKAFQVNTILDIGANSGQYALKMRELGFEGQIISFEPLQQAFSTLETVSAKDPHWQVHNYALGESDKKSAINVAGNSFSSSILNMMPKHEESAPASGYVAKQEIDIKRLDSVFPELVQPNSRVLAKIDTQGYEKNVLDGATASLAKIGVLQLEMSLVSLYENEFLFSEMLAYVKALGFDLYSLENGFADETTGQLLQVDGVFVHQDLLR
- a CDS encoding polyprenyl synthetase family protein, translating into MSSPLNQIQAPIAAEMQEFEKKFRQSMKSNVLLLDKIMGYIVKRKGKQMRPMFVFFTAKLVQEQIPDATYRGAALIELLHTATLVHDDVVDDANYRRGFFSVNALWKNKIAVLVGDYLLSKGLLLSLNHNDFELLKIVSNAVREMSEGELLQMEKARRMDITEAVYFDIIRQKTASLIASCCAVGVASVGADLETIERARLFGEKVGIAFQIKDDLFDYGTAEIGKPVGIDIKEKKMTLPLIHALQQADWLTKRRIIYNVKNNNGKSERINAVIDFVKQSGGLEYSIQVMNSYHQEALQLLHTFAPSPSRDSLEQLIRYTIEREK